The Streptococcus gwangjuense nucleotide sequence GCTCTATTGCGAGTCATTCGACCATACGGTATTCGCAATATTGCTCGAACTGGTGCAACTGGATTTACCCGCGATTAATACTCTTCGAAAATCTCTTCAAATCACGTCAGCTTTGCCTTGCCGTACTCAAGTACAGCCTGCGGCTAGCTTCCTAATTTGCTCTTTGATTTTCATTGAGTATAAAAATATTTTAAATTTGTTAAACCAGCCTAAAAGGCAATAAATAATAGAAAAGAGAGAAAAACTATGGCAGTTCAAATGGAATATGAAAAAGATGTTAAAGTAGCAGCACTTGACGGTAAAAAAATCGCCGTTATTGGTTATGGTTCGCAAGGACATGCGCATGCTCAAAACTTGCGTGATTCAGGTCGCGATGTCATCATCGGTGTACGTCCAGGTAAATCTTTTGACAAAGCAAAAGAAGATGGATTTGACACTTACACAGTAGCAGAAGCTACTAAATTGGCTGACGTTATCATGATTTTGGCACCAGACGAAATCCAACAAGAATTGTACGAAGCAGAAATCGCTCCAAACTTGGAAGCTGGAAATGCAGTTGGATTTGCTCATGGTTTCAATATCCACTTTGAGTTTATCAAAGTTCCTGCGGATGTAGATGTCTTTATGTGTGCTCCTAAAGGACCAGGACACTTGGTGCGTCGTACTTATGAAGAAGGATTTGGTGTTCCAGCTCTTTATGCAGTATACCAAGATGCAACAGGAAATGCGAAAAACATTGCTATGGACTGGTGTAAAGGTGTTGGAGCAGCCCGTGTAGGTCTTCTTGAAACAACTTACAAAGAAGAAACTGAAGAAGATTTGTTTGGTGAACAAGCTGTACTTTGTGGTGGTTTGACTGCCCTTATCGAAGCAGGTTTCGAAGTCTTGACAGAAGCAGGTTACGCTCCAGAATTGGCTTACTTTGAAGTTCTTCACGAAATGAAATTGATCGTTGACTTGATCTACGAAGGTGGATTCAAGAAAATGCGTCAATCTATTTCAAATACTGCTGAGTACGGTGACTATGTATCAGGTCCACGTGTGATTACTGAGCAAGTTAAAGAAAATATGAAAGCTGTCTTGGCAGACATCCAAAATGGTAAATTTGCAAATGACTTTGTAAATGACTATAAAGCTGGACGTCCAAAATTGACTGCTTACCGTGAACAAGCAGCTAACCTTGAAATTGAAAAAGTTGGTGCAGAATTGCGTAAAGCAATGCCATTTGTTGGTAAAAATGACGATGATGCATTCAAAATCTATAACTAATTGATAGAAATTAAGGTGAAGGCGAGTTGGGGGACTAACTCGCTTTTATAATCAATTCCTTTCTCTTTTAAGAGGATGAATTGTGATAGTATGAAATAGTCTAGGAGAAAAAGATGTTAAGTTCAAAAGATATCATCAAGGCTCATAAGGTCTTGAATGGTGTGGTCGTTAATACACCGCTTGATTATGACCATT carries:
- the ilvC gene encoding ketol-acid reductoisomerase; its protein translation is MAVQMEYEKDVKVAALDGKKIAVIGYGSQGHAHAQNLRDSGRDVIIGVRPGKSFDKAKEDGFDTYTVAEATKLADVIMILAPDEIQQELYEAEIAPNLEAGNAVGFAHGFNIHFEFIKVPADVDVFMCAPKGPGHLVRRTYEEGFGVPALYAVYQDATGNAKNIAMDWCKGVGAARVGLLETTYKEETEEDLFGEQAVLCGGLTALIEAGFEVLTEAGYAPELAYFEVLHEMKLIVDLIYEGGFKKMRQSISNTAEYGDYVSGPRVITEQVKENMKAVLADIQNGKFANDFVNDYKAGRPKLTAYREQAANLEIEKVGAELRKAMPFVGKNDDDAFKIYN